The Penicillium psychrofluorescens genome assembly, chromosome: 2 nucleotide sequence TACTGTCCGTTTCCAGGATGGCTTTGCACCGTCGTCGATCTGCATGTCCGAGTGCCACGAATCAATCACTCCGCTCATGGTAATTTTCAGTTGGCCGGGGAGCTCATAGTTGGCATCGATATATCCATCTCCCTCGGAATTTATGGACGCAGGGGCGGACAAAGTAACATCCATGCTCGTGCTGTTGAATTGAAAATTAAATCTGGGGTTTCGTGGGTCACTGCTGTTGGCTGCGTCCACGACAGTCGTTATAGCCACTGGAACATGTTCGGTCCCATTACACACTGTCACATTCATTTCCAAGGTAGAAGGTATCCCATAACCGCCGACGGTACCTGAGACATTGTACGGCGCTTTATCGGTCTTGGTCAAGTTCAGTGGGAAGTATTGGGGAGTTGTGTCGTCAGAAGCAGTGCTAAGAATCCAGGTTAGAATATAACAGTGCGAGCCTGTGCGGTTGCAAGAAAAAGCCTTACCGGATAGAACTTAATTCCCAAGGTACTGCTTCTCCCCAGACAATATAGTCGCTGGATAGCGAGGAGAAATCAAAGCCCGTGGGCCAGAGACCCCATGCCACATTGAAAGGGTTTGACCGACTGTTATTGGCTGCAATAATGGCAAATATGCTTTCAAACTGATTGGAGACTGGTTTGAACGGCAGAGGCTGGTTGAGGCATGATTTTCCCTCTGCATTGGGCGTGAATTCGACAAGTGTTGTCCCGTTGTAGTACCTGGTCTATTAGCGCGTTGTTTGTACATCAGATTTGAGGAAGACATACGACCCAACCCATTTATagagatcgccaaggccaGTATCCCTGTCGGTCACGTTGTTTGGGCGAAAAAAAGAGTTGCCCTGGGCATACGCTAGCCGAGGGATGAGGCTCACAAGAAGGGCGGCAGCACACCAAGAGTGGTACATTTTGCTGAGTTATTTTTGGTCACTCGACAGCAACCCTAGAGAGAAGTTTCTATCAATGGGGCACATGTTCTTTTTATCCCCGGCGCCAAGTATGGGGCCCCGGAAAGGCACCCCCAGAAATGCTCGCCCCCAAAGTCCTACACCGCTGACCATTGGCCAAATGAAGACTGAAGTGTACTATGAACGCCCCAAATCCCTTGGCAGACTTAGCGTGGGCGGTGCCATAGCTAATTCAACGTGAAGTCAGCCTCACTGTGATGTCATGCTGCGAAGTATGCCTCATCCTTGGCGCTTGGCGCTGCCTCACGGCTGCGCACTGATCGCAAGTACGTGGACAGGCTGGAGTAAGGGGGCTTGTAGAATAGATAGTTCGCTGGCACCTGGGGCCAGCGATCCGTTTTCGAATTTTACTGAGCCGCACCCAGAGTTTACCCACGAGTATCTGTTGCCCGAATCCGTAGGACCACCAACCTAGGCGTATCGGGAGACTACCCGGACAGGTAGTTAGTTAACTAGACTAGGTTAATATTTTTAAACCCACGAGGATTGGGGGCCATTTGAGCTATGGCCCCTCAGGGACAATTCCACTACATAAAAGTTGAACGATTTGGGAGAAACGAAGGTTGTGTCCATCTAGCAATTAACCAAGCGTGAACTATGGACACGGTTCTACGGTAGATCAAGGGAGTATATGATGTGCTCCTAAAGCTTGCAATGGCTTTTGCGATAGGATGACCAGTTATTGGGAGAGGTAGAACTGTTTGTGGATGAATCTAGTGGTATGTTAGTTACTTGATCTATGGGAGCAAGCGATGATCCCTGGGAACGGACGACGATGTCCTAAGTATGTGTGTATGATCGCATTGTTCAGAAATAGATACAAGTTACTAAGCAGTAAGCACGATCAAGTCTCTCTTGAACATTGGGAAAATTGTAAACATAAGCCATAGATGACAAGGCATTTCCTCGCCACGAAGCGCCACAGCAACAGCATTTGTAActtccccccttctccaATGGGCCTTCAGTCAGACAGAACGGCGTTCAGTTGAGTGTCGAATGGTTCGGCGGAATCACAAGGCGAAGGATTCTCGTCGCCTTGAGCGGATGCTCTTCCTTTTGCAGCTTTTCCGCAAGGAGAGCATCCTGGCGAATCTGAAAAGCTTCCTTGGTCATCAGCCGACTCTCCAGCTCAGTTGCGATTTCCTGAAGTAAGGTGGGATGTAACTCATATGAGGGCACTGGGTCCAACGTTGTCGCATTTGTCAGCTTCAGGTTCACGTTCACCCAGGTCAGGCGTCCAGTCTCGCGGAATCCACAGAAGTGCATGTACGGACGAGACCACGTTCCATCAACATGCAGAGGCAGCGGCCAGCCAAAGATGGTCGAGTCGAGATCAAGGGTTTCTAGCGCGGTCAAGTCCCTGGCGAAGCGCTCGCAGACAGACGACCAGGCGATATCGCTCTTTCTCTTGAAAGTGCGGTGCTCATTTAGGAGGGGCTCGTTGTACGTCGTGTTTCGCAGCTCAAGGTGCTTGATAGCCGCCTTCGCGTCGGGGATGACGGTGTCGAGGAATCGACGTGCGCTATGTGTGGTACAGAACAGAAAATGCGTGTTGGAGTAAAGGAGTTGCAGCGTTTCACGGTAGATACCTTTGCAGGTGAAAATGAGTCCGGTCGAAAACAGTCCCCGGCAGGAGGTTTCATGATAGAGCTGGTGTGTATTCGGATCACGTTGGCCGATTTCGTTGTAGGTTAGCTTGTAGCGAGGCCTTACGGAAGCGTTGCGGTCGATGGACACACGATAAGAGTCCCACAGATAGCCGTAAATCTTCATGCGGACCTCTCCGggcagctgcagcagggACGGCAGAGTTTCGGAGGTAAGGTCCATTCGAGTCAGGACACCATCCTGGGTCGCTGGCTTCTGCAGGACTGGGGGGAGAGGGGCTCTTTCGGAAGCGGCGAAGCGAGCAATCTCGTTTTGCTTGGTGTGCTCGAGGTCCGAATTCTTGAACCACTCCCACTCATCAGGGCTGGGGAGATTGGTGACACCGCAGATGTACTCATCCAGGCAGTGGGGGGAGCATGGCCGACTGGAAGCAGCAGTACGAGCCTTGAGGTTCACCAGGTATTCGAAGTCTCCCTCGGTGTGTTCctcatggtggtggtgcttTGGATCGAAGGGACTGGCCCCATCAGGACCAACAGGGATATCTTGATCAGCCATGTTGATAAAAGATAGGTTAAgaaagatgatgataagagagacaagaaaacaagaGAGATGTGTGTGTGCCCAGATGGAAAGAGCAGCCGCCGACTAAGCGGCGACGACTAAGCTCCCCGTCATTTTCGCGGGACGGCATCATTAATGCAGCTCTCTGTGTACCTTAGGTCAATATCCAGGTAGGTTATGTAGCGAGGCATGATAGGAATCATGCTCTCGACGGTGGTGCAATCTACCAGAGagaaggccgaagatgtcCGACGTTGCTGCTATCGGTGAGCACATAAGGAACACACGCACGAAATCGCACGTTAACAGAAGGAATCTGCCCGGCTGTAGTATGTAGTTGCCCGCTGTGAAGTGATGGCAGTGAAGAGTAGAGGGAGAACACGTGATGTCAATCAACAAAGAGAACTACATAATCCACGCTAACCGGATTCGTCCCGATCTTCCCGCTTTCTTCTGTCCTGAACACCAAAAACGGtgtcttccttttcctcctttctctcgTCATGTTCCTCTCTACTGCCCGCCAGATTGCCCCTGCATCTCACTTCCTGTCCGGTCGAATCCCATTGACCACACTCTCCCGTCGTGCCTACAGCACTCCATCTcgcccgccaccaccaccgtcaccaccctcatcctccccccATACCAACCGCTCGCATTTCAAGGTCCTCCCAatcctcgccatcatcgccctcggcTCCGGGTCCTACATCCTCCTAGTCAAATCACGCACAGGAACCAACCAGAACCCCCGATCGTCATCGAACTAgcctcaccaccatcccccaCACAAAGTTACAACACCAAATAAGCAAAAATGGCCAACGTCACCCTCGACACCAACACCGCCCTGCCGGCCTCGCAGCCTGCCCCGCCAACAACCTCCACCAACACGACCCCGCGCTTCTCCACCACAGACGTGACAgtggtcttcttcctcggcggacCAGGCAGCGGCAAGGGCACGCAGTCCGCCAACCTAGTGAAGGACTACGGCTTCGTGCACCTCTCCGCAGGCGACCTGCTGCGGGCCGAGCAGGTGCGCGAGGGCAGCCAGTACGGCGAGCTGATCAAGTCCTACATCCGGGAAGGCCAGATCGTGCCGATGGAAGTGACGGTGAAGCTGCTGTCCAACGCAATGGCCGAGTCCCTCGCCGCGGGCAGTGCTGCCGGCGCGGAGAAGGGCCACAAGGCCCGCTTCCTGATCGATGGGTTCCCGCGCAAGCTGGACCAGGCTGTCTTCTTTGAGGACACTGTTTGTCCGTCGGAGTTGGTGCTTTTCCTTGATTGCCCCGAGGAGGTTATGGAGGCACGCTTGCTGAAGCGCGGGGAGACGAGTGGGCGCGATGATGATAATGCCGAGTCTATTCGGAAGCGGTTCCGCACTTTCGTGGAGACCTCCATGCCTGTTGTGCATGCTTTCGAGAAGCAGGATAAGGTTGTTTCGGTCAAGGCGACTGGCTCGGTTGATGAGGTGTATGCTGTTGTTAAGGCAGGCATTGAGGCCCGCGGTTTGCATCCTCTGTGAGGTGGGTATGGTATATATGTCAATTTATGTTGCGTGGACATCTGCTATAGAATGTAGACTTTCTTTTGCTCCCTCCCAACTTCGCCCATCTTTAGATAATAGAAACTCTGTCCAAGTCTAAGAATTGATATTCTGCTAtagaaataaaaaaaaaaaaaaagaaaagaaaagaacagcGAGGAAAGAtgacaaaagaaaagggtTGTTCCTCTTGGACGCATAAACAAGATAAACATGACATGAACTCGTGGGGATCCCAAAATAACCAACTTCCCAACCGCGCACGTCCTAGGACATCCACCATTTTCtacaaaaaaataaaattCTTCCGAGCGGCCTTGCTTTTGGTTTTTTTCCGTCTCTCTTCTCGTTAAAAAACACCATCCATGCACATAGCAGAAACCACCTTCTTACTCAGCACCAGCCTCAACCTCGCGCGGTTGTGCCTGTGCCggtggctgcggctgcgaCTGTGGCTGCTGGGGATTCCGCCGGCGGTCACCACCAGCACGAGCCTTATCCCCGAATTTGCCCTGagccgccgcctcctggtcagcagcagcttggATACCTTCGCGGACGAAACGCTCCTTCTCGGAGCGGACAACGTCCAGCACGCTCTCTAGCGAGCGGCGCCAGACCATCAGACGGCCCTGCACCTCGGCCCACTGCTTCTCGCCGAAGACGCGGTAGGTGGCgcggtggacgaggaactCCGACTTCAGCTGCGAGAGCTTGCCCTCGACCAGGCCGGCGCGGATGGTGTCGATGACCCACATCTCGACGTCAGAGTCGGGAATGCGCAACGCCGAGACGATGGAGGAGTAGGGGAGGGAGCGCGACGGGGTGGACGCGGCCAGCGAGGTCAGAGTGAGGAGCCGCATCTTGGTCTGCAGGGCGGTGCCGGCGTCGGCGAGCACGCCGTTGGAGATCGAGGCGAGCGGGTTGGCGGAGACAAAGGCCTCGTAGGCATCGAGGGTGTCGGAGGtgaagatctcgaggagctcgaaGAGCGTGCTGTCGCTGGAGCGCAGGGCCTGCACGGCATCCGAGGCCGTCAGGGGGGTGAAGTCGAAGACGGTGGAACGGCGCAGGGCCGAGGCGAGAGCGCGCACAGCCAATTCGCGGGCCGCGGGCTGGCTGGCGTCCGCGGCGGGGATGGTCTCCAGCGCTTTGACGACGTGCGACTGAGCCAGCTCGTCATCGCCTGCGGCCGTCGAGGCGTCCGCGATTGCCAAGTGCAACTTCTGCGCCTCCTCGTTGTCCAGCTCCCAGGCCGTCAGCCATGTCTCCAGCTGGCTCGTCAGCTGCGGCTTCAGTGCTTCAAAAGCGTACCCGGACCCGGACTGCCGGATCACGGCGACGATTGCCAGCAGGACGTGGTACCGGCTCGAGTCATTGGTGGACAGggtgttgaagatggtggtgaggatggaAATGGCGAGGGTGGGACCAAACTGcggcgaggtggtgatgggCTTGGCGAGGTAAGTGCAGATGCGAGGGAGGAACACGTCCGGGTCGGAGGActggtggacgaggtgcACGAGGAGGTTGTAAGAGGATGTGATTTCTGCATTGAGGTGGTCAGTCttcgttttttttttttctttttccctttgttcGGCGGGGGGGACCCAGCATCCAACACTCACCCTTCTCGGGGGCGCCGTTCAAAGCCGTCGCGGACGACACAAGCTTCTTCAGGACTTCATCGCGCTGCTTGAGATCGGGCTCGCCTTCGGACTGTTCCTGCTCGCGGAGAGGTTGGAGGAGCGGGGCGATCTCGGACTGGAGGGTAGcgccctcggccttgcgAAGAGCGTCGATGTACTGGGCAAACTCCTCGGCGAGCTCGGAGAAGGAGCCCTCGATGAGGAGGGTGTTGGTCGGAGCGGGCATGATGGGGTGGATGGTGGGTGAGAGtagaagggagagagaaagaaagaaggagggagtGTTTCTTTGACGGTGGAGCCCGAGTATCGATCAGTGGGAAATTTCAGTGTGTGCCAAAGTCTTGGCGAGAGACTCAACCACAACCAACTACAACGACCCTTGGCGGGTAGCAACTACGACTTTTTACCACGCATTTCAAAGGAATTATGATTAAGAGAATAGTTCAGTCCACGTCCTCTGACGTAGGCAAATACCTCCGCAAAAACAACAAGACAGGGAAAGACAAGCGTCCACGCTCATAGATATGTGGGCAACATCTTCAGTGACGAGCACTCGAAGAAGGGATGAGGGGGAATCGATTCAAAAAGCCAGCACAAAACCGTCATCGCGTGGAGATAAGTGGATAGAACAAGGAAGAAACACGAGATGACCCAGACCGAAGACACCCCCGAAGGCTTACAGAACCAGACGCATGGCAAAGAACATCGCACCGGCGAACAGGCCGGTCGTGTAGCCCTGCAGACCGTCCATCATGGCTGcgttgctggtggtgctAGCAGCAGCCACGGAAGAGACGGATCCGCTATTGgcgctgttgctgctggagccggTGGCGGTGGTCATGGACAGAGTGCTCGAGGGATGCAtcgaggacgaagaggtgGTGTCGGTCGCACTGGCGTTCTTGCTACCGCACTTGGCACTCTTCTTGCAGGCGCGCTGACCGGTGGAGTCGTTGGGGTGCGAGTCGATGCACTGGCCGTAAGTGGCCTGGCAGACGTAGAAGGGGACAGTCTCTACGTAGGAAGAAGAGTCGGGAACAGTGCCGTCACTGCACATGCACTGGTACTTCAGAGTGGACTGGAGGGCAGAGTCAGTAACAGACGGAATATTCTCGTTGGATTGGCATACAGGATCGCAAGTGTTCTGCTTGACATCACCTTTGCAGATTTCAGGGCACGTATTCCGCTGGCCCAGGCACCAGGAGTCTGTGAATCGGTGGTCAGTGATGCCCATTCCGAGGAGGGAAAGGTTCGGACATACTCAGATCATCGGTCTTGACCAGGCCAATGTTGAAGCCAGCCGGCATGTTGTAGGCAGTGGAGTTCTGGCCCACGGCCGAGGCGACCAGGGCAGAGAGAGCAACGATAGTAGAACGCATGGTGATGGAtatggaagaggaggagtggatgcagatgtggatggtAGATGGATGCAGAGTGTGGTGTGACGGGAaagggagatgatgggaagaagaaggaagaagaaagaaagaaagaaaagaaagaggaagaagagaagaagaagaaggagcaAACACACAGGACAATAACAAGGAGGCAGGAATGGGAGTGTCGCACCTTCCCTGTGCGGACTACATATCTGCCAGGGAAACGCCGCCCTGTGTTGCATACTTCATCTACCCTCGTACCAACTATACTACAGTATCACATATTCCTCGGTCAGAAACACTATGCATTCTCGAGATTAATCCTGAATTGCTCGCACGATCGCAGGGATCATGTACGATTTTCTGTCTCACTGGATAAACAACTCGAACTCCTCGACATTCCTCACCCATTCCTCATCGCCAGAATAAACACCTCCTTGCGGCTGTCATCTCCGAGCGCAGACATACTCGCGCCAGGAACATGCCTATGCCCTCAAGTATACCGCTCCAGGCAGAAATAATCGATTGTATCAAACATCGACCAAGTGACTTCCAATCCATCCGATCTATACTGATCTGTAGCTCAGGGCACACCCCATCATGTGATCTACCATACACGTGACCACTCTGATCTATGGACCGAGGTAAACGCAGCGAGTGGCCGAACGAACGACAAGACGTAAAAGAAGCTTCAAACACAATTGATCCCCTCCCCAATCCTGCCCTTCTTCGCAAAACCCCAAAATGGCCGACCCAGACCGCGAAATCGCTCAACTCCGTACTAATACCTGggccaacaacctcatcgccTCACCGGACTACACCGCCATCCCAACAGACTCACGGCGCTTCAAGCCTAGCACCGGCGAAGACGGCTTCTTCGCTGGAACGCTCGCGACAGCACAGACAATCCCACACTTGGTCACACTGCAACGAACGAAACTCGCCCCCGTATTAAACGAGGTCCCTACATGGCTGCCCACGACGAAAGACGATGCCGCGAGTGCCGCAAAGCCCACCCCGGGCGTCAACCCGGCGGATATCATTATGATTTTTGATCTCGGGTCACCGGGTCTATCGGGCCATCCGGCTACCCTGCATGGAGGGCTTGTTGCGACGCTGATTGATGAGGCGATGTCCTTGGCTGTTGCGGCTCATACTTCTAGCCCTATAGCTGCAGCtccatcggcgccgacgaccgccgagagcgagagtgaTGTGGATAAGAACCCGCGCGGTAGGACCTTTACGGTGCAGTTGGATGTGCGGTATCGCAAGCAGGTGGTTACACCGGCGCTGCTGGTTGTGCGGAGTAGAGTTGTTGGGCGCGTGGGGAGGAAATTCTGGGTTCGGGCTCAGGCGGTGCAGGAGGATGAGCAGAGTGCGGGCGGTCATCTGGAGtgggcgacgaggaaggtggTCAAGGCGGATGCGATGGCTTTTTGGATTGTTACGTCGGAGACGAAGCTTTGAGTGGGGGATGAGCATTAGAGATGGGGGTTCCCCTTCATGTATATAAGATTGAGGGTTTGCACATACTACACTACATACAGTACACAGTATAGAAACTACTATAAACAGGTCTGTTTCTATTCCGCAATCCTATATACAAGTGTAAATAAACCCCAGATTACAGCTTCTGCTGCACCTTCCTGCTTCCCAAATTCCGACTAGCACTAACAACTAGTCCAACCTGTGTACTCAACGCAACAACCTCCCCATTGCGATCCAACACCGTCACATCCAGATCGGTGCGTCCATCGCGCACCACCTTCGTCACAATACGACTATACAGCCACTCAACCCCCTCCGCAGGGAGACGCTTCTTCATATCGATATTGAGCGTAACAGTTGGATACCAGAACTTGGCCATGTTGTCAGGCAAATCCGTGCCCTTCTCCTTAGCCACCGCCGTCGCAGAGACTTTATCAAACCCGTCCAGCGCCATGGGGAACATGTCGAGCAGATACACGACCGCCGCGTCGGTCCAGCGCGCATTGACGTCCTTGCCGGGCCGGAAGCGCGCCCACTGGTCTATAGCCAGCGATCCCGtgcgccgctgctgcgctTCTCCTTTGCCGGGGCCATATAGCTCCAGCTGCGCGGCTGCGCGCCGGAATTCGCCAAAGGGTGGGTCGAGGAGCGACCAGGCGCCGTCGGAGCCGCGTTGCGCCAGGGCCGCGAAGTCAATTTCCCCATTCGGCCCGGATCCaggcggcggagatgggtGTGGCATCCACCCCGTCGCAGCGCTGATcccttcctccgcctccggCGGGCTGACCGTGATGTAGCCCGCGACTTTGACCTCGAAGGTGTCCTTGTGCTTCTCGGATTCCTGGAGCAGTCTCACGTGAATGGTGCTAGTGCGCAGGCCCAGCTTGACGTCTTCGACTTCGCAGATTGCGGTCCCGGAGGCCGtgcggcggaggaaggagagtTGCAGCGAGATAGGAGTGGCGGGGCTGGAGTATTGTTTAGGATGGGCGTAGGAGAAATGCGTCATTGCAAGGCGGTATAGGACTGCTGTTGTGTAGCCGCCATGGGGGACTGACGGGTGTTTGTTAGCTTGGTTAACTGAATTGGGGAGAGCGTGTAGTGATTGGTAAAATGGTACCTGTTCCGATACACCACTCCGGGTGCAGGTAGGCTCCGTACTTGTTGGAGCCCTGGGGAGTGACGCGAATGGCGTCCTCGAAGACGGAGTTGAGAGGGGGCGACATGATGGGTAGAGAGTGAGAAGTGAAGTGTTGAGAGAAGAGAATTATTATGATTCGAAGCTCTTAACTTGTTTCTCCGCGAATGATCACGATCACCTCGGTGCGTACTCGGAGAACCTCGGCAGTCAGCCTTATCTTATCGGAGATAGTATCACAGTGGAAACCGAAATCTTTGTATGAGAAAAGACTACAAAAGACCTATGTATCTACTGTATGTCCGTGTATAAACTTTCCATCTCAATGAACACCAGTGGAAAGAACTCGAAATCAAATCGTCGCAAAAGACCAATTTATGAAAGAACTCCGGGTCTCGTTTTTAACATCATTCGTCTTCACATAGTCGCATCGATCTCGCTGTCTGCAGCGGTCACTGAACAGGTAACGTCGCCGCAGTCACCTCTGGATTGGCCAGTTGTTGCAGGCAAGAGAGGACACCTGGAGTTGCAATTAGCATTCCTGATCAACTGTGAATCATCCAAACACCTACCAGTCACTCCCTGCGTCAGGGTCGCCTTTGCATCCGTATTCCGCGACCCCAGAGTCACCGTCATGACATAGTCAACTGCCTTGGCCATCTCGAGCTTATTGGCCCACCGGAAGACAGGCTCATCTTCACGGCCATCGCCTACAACGAGCAGAAAGTCTGGCTTGGTGGTATCTCCGCCGTGATTTTCTAGACAGCGGCGCCACACCAGTGCAGCGGCAGAGGCCTTGCTAGTGTCGACGTTCTCGACGACTAAGGCGCCTTCAACGGGGATGGCGTGTACGCCCTGACTGGCGCAAGCGTCGTTGATATTGCCCGCACACTCGGCGGCAAGTCGCGCCCCGACAGTCCGGTCCTCGACGGATCCGTAGTGGAATACCAGTGAGCAGTGCCGCTCTTCAATCCAGCTACCCTCGGACCGTTCCTGGAAGTAGGAAAGGATGTGTGAAACGCTGTCCTTCCAAGCCACCATATGCGCCTTGTCGGCGAGATTGGTCCATTTGTCGGCATTGGGCTCGCGCACGAAACACCCGTTCTCGGCAATGAGTCCCAGGTTGGGGACCACGCGGAAGAGGCGttccatctcctccggcaTGCGTGCGCTCATCACATAAACAACATTCGCAGGGTCGTCGGTTAGCTCGGTCAGGGTGGTGATCGCCCGCTGAGGCGTGGTGAGAATGATGCTGCGCGGTGACCCCCACGATGCGAGCGTGTCTTCGTAGTCGACGATCATAAGTCGACGTCTTGAACGTCGGTACCGCTCCTCGAGCCGGGGAATGGACAGCCGGGGGACGGCCATGCTCTCGCGCGAGGATTGTTCGTTCCACACCCGACTCAGGGTCTCACTAAACGACTTGACCCAGTTGGAGGTCGAATTCTGTAGAACGGCAGCACGCATCCTCTCCCACACCTCTTTGCGTTTCTTCTGGTCCCGGGTCAGCGCGGTGTGGATAGCCGCTGAGCACTGTCGATAGTCCCATGGGTTGACCAGAAGCGCAGCATTTCCAAAGACCGATGCGCTTCCCGTGAATTCACTGAGGATCAAGGATCCGTATGCTTTGTCGCCGTAGCGGCCGTCTTGGCAGTAAACAAACTCATGACTGGTCAAATTCATTCCCTCGCGGAGACTGGTGATCATGAGGGCGTCCGCAACGGTGATAAGAGCGAGATACTGCGGAAAAGCTAGATCTTGCTTGAGGAAAACCAAGGGCTGATGGGCGAGAGTGGAATGAGTGGAATTA carries:
- a CDS encoding uncharacterized protein (ID:PFLUO_002744-T1.cds;~source:funannotate); this encodes MADQDIPVGPDGASPFDPKHHHHEEHTEGDFEYLVNLKARTAASSRPCSPHCLDEYICGVTNLPSPDEWEWFKNSDLEHTKQNEIARFAASERAPLPPVLQKPATQDGVLTRMDLTSETLPSLLQLPGEVRMKIYGYLWDSYRVSIDRNASVRPRYKLTYNEIGQRDPNTHQLYHETSCRGLFSTGLIFTCKGIYRETLQLLYSNTHFLFCTTHSARRFLDTVIPDAKAAIKHLELRNTTYNEPLLNEHRTFKRKSDIAWSSVCERFARDLTALETLDLDSTIFGWPLPLHVDGTWSRPYMHFCGFRETGRLTWVNVNLKLTNATTLDPVPSYELHPTLLQEIATELESRLMTKEAFQIRQDALLAEKLQKEEHPLKATRILRLVIPPNHSTLN
- a CDS encoding uncharacterized protein (ID:PFLUO_002745-T1.cds;~source:funannotate), with the protein product MANVTLDTNTALPASQPAPPTTSTNTTPRFSTTDVTVVFFLGGPGSGKGTQSANLVKDYGFVHLSAGDLLRAEQVREGSQYGELIKSYIREGQIVPMEVTVKLLSNAMAESLAAGSAAGAEKGHKARFLIDGFPRKLDQAVFFEDTVCPSELVLFLDCPEEVMEARLLKRGETSGRDDDNAESIRKRFRTFVETSMPVVHAFEKQDKVVSVKATGSVDEVYAVVKAGIEARGLHPL
- a CDS encoding uncharacterized protein (ID:PFLUO_002746-T1.cds;~source:funannotate), which codes for MPAPTNTLLIEGSFSELAEEFAQYIDALRKAEGATLQSEIAPLLQPLREQEQSEGEPDLKQRDEVLKKLVSSATALNGAPEKEITSSYNLLVHLVHQSSDPDVFLPRICTYLAKPITTSPQFGPTLAISILTTIFNTLSTNDSSRYHVLLAIVAVIRQSGSGYAFEALKPQLTSQLETWLTAWELDNEEAQKLHLAIADASTAAGDDELAQSHVVKALETIPAADASQPAARELAVRALASALRRSTVFDFTPLTASDAVQALRSSDSTLFELLEIFTSDTLDAYEAFVSANPLASISNGVLADAGTALQTKMRLLTLTSLAASTPSRSLPYSSIVSALRIPDSDVEMWVIDTIRAGLVEGKLSQLKSEFLVHRATYRVFGEKQWAEVQGRLMVWRRSLESVLDVVRSEKERFVREGIQAAADQEAAAQGKFGDKARAGGDRRRNPQQPQSQPQPPAQAQPREVEAGAE
- a CDS encoding uncharacterized protein (ID:PFLUO_002747-T1.cds;~source:funannotate), with the translated sequence MRSTIVALSALVASAVGQNSTAYNMPAGFNIGLVKTDDLNSWCLGQRNTCPEICKGDVKQNTCDPSTLKYQCMCSDGTVPDSSSYVETVPFYVCQATYGQCIDSHPNDSTGQRACKKSAKCGSKNASATDTTSSSSMHPSSTLSMTTATGSSSNSANSGSVSSVAAASTTSNAAMMDGLQGYTTGLFAGAMFFAMRLVL
- a CDS encoding uncharacterized protein (ID:PFLUO_002748-T1.cds;~source:funannotate); the protein is MADPDREIAQLRTNTWANNLIASPDYTAIPTDSRRFKPSTGEDGFFAGTLATAQTIPHLVTLQRTKLAPVLNEVPTWLPTTKDDAASAAKPTPGVNPADIIMIFDLGSPGLSGHPATLHGGLVATLIDEAMSLAVAAHTSSPIAAAPSAPTTAESESDVDKNPRGRTFTVQLDVRYRKQVVTPALLVVRSRVVGRVGRKFWVRAQAVQEDEQSAGGHLEWATRKVVKADAMAFWIVTSETKL
- a CDS encoding uncharacterized protein (ID:PFLUO_002749-T1.cds;~source:funannotate), which codes for MSPPLNSVFEDAIRVTPQGSNKYGAYLHPEWCIGTVPHGGYTTAVLYRLAMTHFSYAHPKQYSSPATPISLQLSFLRRTASGTAICEVEDVKLGLRTSTIHVRLLQESEKHKDTFEVKVAGYITVSPPEAEEGISAATGWMPHPSPPPGSGPNGEIDFAALAQRGSDGAWSLLDPPFGEFRRAAAQLELYGPGKGEAQQRRTGSLAIDQWARFRPGKDVNARWTDAAVVYLLDMFPMALDGFDKVSATAVAKEKGTDLPDNMAKFWYPTVTLNIDMKKRLPAEGVEWLYSRIVTKVVRDGRTDLDVTVLDRNGEVVALSTQVGLVVSASRNLGSRKVQQKL